From the genome of Treponema peruense:
TCTTAATGAACTTGGAAATAGAGAAACAAAAGACAAGTTTACTAGATTTTAAAACAAAAAAATTGAAATTAATAGATAACATTTTTTTTGATTGTAAAAACATAAATCCATTTAAAAAATTGCCAAGCAATGTTTCGAATCTAGAATATAGAATAGATTTATTATTAACAGAAAAATTAGATAATGAGGAGATAAAAAAGATTTTAATGAATTAGTTTTGCAGATGTAAAAATAAAAGCATCAAAAACCTTTAATGAAAACAACTTGCTTCTTTTTAAAAATATGCTTGATGTTATAAATTATCTTGATTCTTCAAACGAAAACAAAAACTTTATATACGGAACACAAAACTTTCATCATATTTGGGAAGCTTTAGTCGATTCTGTTTATGGCGAAAAAGACAAAGAAAAATTTTATCCAAAAGTTTACTGGAAATTAAAAAATGGAAAATCTTATTCTCAGGACAAATTCAATTCACTTCGCCCGGACACAATTATGATTACAAATCGTGGAAAACCCGGCCAAAAAATATTTGTAATTGATTCAAAATATTATCGTTACGGGGCAACAAAAAATCCAAATCACTTGCCCGACAGTTCCAGCGTCGTAAAACAAATTGCCTATGCCCAATATATTGAAAATACAAATAATAAAATTCCAGATGACGTTCAAAAAAACTTAAATCCGCAAAAAATATACAACGCCTTCATTATGCCTTCAGATAATCAACTGCCGCAAAATATCGGGTATTCTTCGGCAGATTACGTTTTTCCGCAGACAGATACAGAACCCGTTAGTTCCTATTCCAAAATCCACGGAATTCTTCTCGATATAA
Proteins encoded in this window:
- a CDS encoding LlaJI family restriction endonuclease, with protein sequence MKASKTFNENNLLLFKNMLDVINYLDSSNENKNFIYGTQNFHHIWEALVDSVYGEKDKEKFYPKVYWKLKNGKSYSQDKFNSLRPDTIMITNRGKPGQKIFVIDSKYYRYGATKNPNHLPDSSSVVKQIAYAQYIENTNNKIPDDVQKNLNPQKIYNAFIMPSDNQLPQNIGYSSADYVFPQTDTEPVSSYSKIHGILLDIKQLMFRHIPRDKEAIITLSNLIEQGC